The following proteins are co-located in the Salvelinus fontinalis isolate EN_2023a chromosome 29, ASM2944872v1, whole genome shotgun sequence genome:
- the enpp6 gene encoding glycerophosphocholine cholinephosphodiesterase ENPP6 isoform X1, which yields MSRLSLACAIAILAVLLSGSCLASRKLLVFLIDGFRYDYMDDLQNLPGFKEIMDNGVKVDYMTPDFPSLSYPNYYSLMTGRYCEVHQMTGNYMWDQGSLKEFLIGINPDSRLPMWWDGSEPIWVTMQKLGKKVFMYYWPGCEVEILGVRPSFCEEYVYNPTERNLTDSIERALEGLRSGRADMAAVYYEKIDVEGHHYGPMSSQVKTAVQRLDIAFQVLNQKIKDKNLRDELNVIMFSDHGMTEIKWMEKVIELVTYINMSDVVKMMDRGPVVSLWPKQAKYEEVYRALSSVRNMNVYRRNQVPDRFHYKGGKFVSSLTLVADPGWFITESKSKLPFWQNSSSPEPQGWQHGWHGYDNEFVDMRGFFLAQGPDFKRNVRAAPIRAVDVYNLMCRTLGILPLANNGSWSRVEYLLSGSVGLAWPSPLRDLGLLALVLSLQA from the exons ATGTCCAGACTGAGCCTGGCGTGCGCTATCGCCATTCTCGCAGTGCTTTTGTCGGGATCCTGCCTCGCCAGCCGCAAACTTCTGGTGTTCCTCATCGATGGTTTTCGATATGATTACATGGACGATCTGCAAAACCTGCCTGGGTTTAAAGAGATTATGGATAACGGGGTCAAAGTGGATTATATGACGCCCGATTTCCCCAGCCTTTCATACCCCAATTACTACTCACTAATGACAG GCCGGTACTGTGAAGTGCACCAAATGACAGGGAATTACATGTGGGATCAGGGCTCTCTCAAGGAATTCCTAATCGGCATCAACCCAGACAGTCGGCTGCCAATGTGGTGGGACGGGTCTGAGCCCATCTGGGTAACCATGCAGAAACTCGGGAAGAAAGTCTTCATGTACTATTGGCCCG GTTGTGAGGTGGAGATTCTGGGTGTGAGACCTTCGTTCTGTGAGGAATACGTCTACAATCCCACAGAGAGAAATCTGACAGATTCTATTGAAAGAGCTCTCGAAGGTTTACG TAGTGGCAGAGCAGACATGGCTGCTGTGTACTATGAGAAGATTGACGTAGAGGGGCATCACTATGGCCCCATGTCTTCTCAGGTGAAGACTGCTGTTCAGAGGCTGGACATCGCCTTCCAGGTGCTAAACCAAAAGATAAAG GATAAGAACCTGCGTGACGAGCTGAACGTCATCATGTTCTCCGACCATGGGATGACAGAGATCAAGTGGATGGAGAAAGTTATTGAGCTTGTGACGTACATAAACATGTCTGACGTTGTCAAGATGATGGACCGGGGGCCTGTCGTCAGTCTGTGGCCAAAACAAGCTAAATATGAGGAG GTCTACAGAGCACTGAGCAGTGTACGGAACATGAATGTCTACAGGAGGAATCAGGTCCCTGATCGCTTCCATTACAAGGGGGGGAAGTTTGTCTCCAGTCTGACCCTggtggctgatcctggctggttCATAACAGAG AGCAAGTCCAAACTGCCTTTCTGGCAGAACAGCAGTTCACCAGAGCCGCAGGGATGGCAGCATGGTTGGCACGGCTACGACAACGAGTTTGTGGACATGAGGGGCTTCTTCTTAGCACAGGGACCAG ATTTCAAGAGGAATGTGCGTGCGGCCCCTATCAGAGCAGTGGATGTGTACAACCTGATGTGTAGGACTCTGGGGATTCTGCCTCTGGCCAACAACGGTTCCTGGTCCCGGGTGGAGTACCTTCTCAGTGGCTCTGTGGGCCTGGCCTGGCCTAGTCCTCTCCGGGATCTGGGTCTACTAGCCCTGGTGCTGTCTCTACAGGCTTAG
- the enpp6 gene encoding glycerophosphocholine cholinephosphodiesterase ENPP6 isoform X2 translates to MSRLSLACAIAILAVLLSGSCLASRKLLVFLIDGFRYDYMDDLQNLPGFKEIMDNGVKVDYMTPDFPSLSYPNYYSLMTGRYCEVHQMTGNYMWDQGSLKEFLIGINPDSRLPMWWDGSEPIWVTMQKLGKKVFMYYWPGCEVEILGVRPSFCEEYVYNPTERNLTDSIERALEGLRSGRADMAAVYYEKIDVEGHHYGPMSSQVKTAVQRLDIAFQVLNQKIKDKNLRDELNVIMFSDHGMTEIKWMEKVIELVTYINMSDVVKMMDRGPVVSLWPKQAKYEEVYRALSSVRNMNVYRRNQVPDRFHYKGGKFVSSLTLVADPGWFITESKSKLPFWQNSSSPEPQGWQHGWHGYDNEFVDMRGFFLAQGPDDPAGEEAECGGPGLAWLHVGCGCEAGWIFQEECACGPYQSSGCVQPDV, encoded by the exons ATGTCCAGACTGAGCCTGGCGTGCGCTATCGCCATTCTCGCAGTGCTTTTGTCGGGATCCTGCCTCGCCAGCCGCAAACTTCTGGTGTTCCTCATCGATGGTTTTCGATATGATTACATGGACGATCTGCAAAACCTGCCTGGGTTTAAAGAGATTATGGATAACGGGGTCAAAGTGGATTATATGACGCCCGATTTCCCCAGCCTTTCATACCCCAATTACTACTCACTAATGACAG GCCGGTACTGTGAAGTGCACCAAATGACAGGGAATTACATGTGGGATCAGGGCTCTCTCAAGGAATTCCTAATCGGCATCAACCCAGACAGTCGGCTGCCAATGTGGTGGGACGGGTCTGAGCCCATCTGGGTAACCATGCAGAAACTCGGGAAGAAAGTCTTCATGTACTATTGGCCCG GTTGTGAGGTGGAGATTCTGGGTGTGAGACCTTCGTTCTGTGAGGAATACGTCTACAATCCCACAGAGAGAAATCTGACAGATTCTATTGAAAGAGCTCTCGAAGGTTTACG TAGTGGCAGAGCAGACATGGCTGCTGTGTACTATGAGAAGATTGACGTAGAGGGGCATCACTATGGCCCCATGTCTTCTCAGGTGAAGACTGCTGTTCAGAGGCTGGACATCGCCTTCCAGGTGCTAAACCAAAAGATAAAG GATAAGAACCTGCGTGACGAGCTGAACGTCATCATGTTCTCCGACCATGGGATGACAGAGATCAAGTGGATGGAGAAAGTTATTGAGCTTGTGACGTACATAAACATGTCTGACGTTGTCAAGATGATGGACCGGGGGCCTGTCGTCAGTCTGTGGCCAAAACAAGCTAAATATGAGGAG GTCTACAGAGCACTGAGCAGTGTACGGAACATGAATGTCTACAGGAGGAATCAGGTCCCTGATCGCTTCCATTACAAGGGGGGGAAGTTTGTCTCCAGTCTGACCCTggtggctgatcctggctggttCATAACAGAG AGCAAGTCCAAACTGCCTTTCTGGCAGAACAGCAGTTCACCAGAGCCGCAGGGATGGCAGCATGGTTGGCACGGCTACGACAACGAGTTTGTGGACATGAGGGGCTTCTTCTTAGCACAGGGACCAG acgatcccgcaggtgaagaagccgaatgtggaggtcctgggctggcgtggttacatgtgggctgcggttgtgaggctggttggat ATTTCAAGAGGAATGTGCGTGCGGCCCCTATCAGAGCAGTGGATGTGTACAACCTGATGTGTAG
- the LOC129827576 gene encoding storkhead-box protein 2-like isoform X3 translates to MSPISQSQFIPLGEVLCLAISAMNSARKPVTQEALTEHLATCFPGVPTPTAEILHHTLSMLVRERKIYPTPEGYFIVTPQTYFITPSLIRTSSKWYHLDERIPDRQQQQQQQQQCTSPLSGTITPSTSGCVRDRSHPKNHGDSYNSYRDDPPSHHTTLTRKSPKEHREAYSPHSPHSPHSPHTPTQTQPQPTSTEKTRSTLSFPFKSDTLTKHREGGSSGEKQSKKFGLKLFRLSFKKDKTKQLTTFSAQFPPEEWPLRDEETPTAVPRDVEMEIIRRINPDLTVENVARHTAVMKRLEEERAQRSKASSSAQHSARSRRSRGHRKPQGKPSRSHSKTRASRGDPSEGSNLDLGAERDYRAYSSSLARSPRDASFSMERSRARHLAHSNPNIMESHLPITPEWDVSGELAKRRTEMPFPEPSHGPSHSKVHRSHSHTQERKSRNERSDNKAKERSRSMDNSKGHLGAGQIGPPDYFERNPDERDRDRSRYYTDDGTLRASAQASQYSHSRATPPAAKLATPPAAKLTPDPCGPDGGRTLENNKSRDRLPAYDSQKAYSPKHMNEDYFQCNASTEAVLTTPSPLGKPNHDSLPKVKVGCSSDRQTPHPPEYKEDTTKGQNGVSLPMPCQMPEPLPNGRSVQHHNTNSGSMDRRKDIFSKDTLFKPPPNTLPSGYGDGSYSRSSTLRKTPVMSSAEVLDSQEHFEQPGPLLAVPRPPSSGPSGMEQAGSCPAGEASFDYYNVSDDDELEDAASAKQAEQEPKSPEGCGGVGGGGGGTMQWLLEREKERDLQRRFERNLTFPNPKESEHNNQSQQSAHSARLDSMDSSSVTVDSGFNSPRTRESLASNTSSIVESNRRQNLALSPGHLGIATGNGPPFTFRTIPEPPPTTQPEKLQKPSNCLASITSV, encoded by the exons ATGTCTCCCATCAGCCAGTCACAGTTCATCCCCCTGGGGGAGGTGCTGTGCCTGGCCATTTCGGCCATGAACTCCGCCCGCAAGCCTGTCACCCAGGAGGCCCTGACAGAACACCTGGCAACATGTTTCCCAG GTGTGCCCACGCCGACAGCAGAGATTCTCCACCACACGCTGAGTATGCTGGTCCGGGAGAGGAAGATCTACCCGACACCAGAGGGCTACTTCATCGTCACGCCCCAGACCTACTTCATCACGCCCTCTCTCATCAGGACCAGCTCCAAATGGTACCACCTGGATGAGAGGATACCTGACcgccagcagcaacaacaacaacagcaacagtgtacctctcccctctctggaacCATCACCCCTTCCACTTCTGGCTGTGTCAGGGACAGGTCCCATCCTAAGAACCATGGAGACTCCTATAATAGTTACCGTGATGACCCCCCCAGCCACCACACCACCCTCACCAGGAAGTCCCCTAAGGAGCACCGAGAGGCCTACTCTCCCCACTCCCCTCACTCACCCCACTcccctcacacacccacacagacccaGCCCCAGCCTACCTCCACAGAAAAGACCCGGAGCACCCTGAGCTTCCCCTTCAAGTCGGACACCCTGACCAAGCACCGTGAGGGGGGCAGCAGCGGGGAGAAGCAGTCCAAGAAGTTTGGCCTCAAGCTGTTCCGGCTGAGCTTCAAGAAGGACAAGACCAAGCAGCTGACCACCTTCTCGGCCCAGTTCCCCCCGGAGGAGTGGCCTCTGCGGGACGAGGAGACGCCCACGGCCGTGCCGCGCGACGTGGAGATGGAGATCATCAGGCGGATCAACCCGGACCTGACGGTGGAAAACGTGGCTAGACACACAGCCGTGATGAAgaggctggaggaggagagggctcagagGAGCAAGGCCAGCTCGTCAGCCCAGCACAGCGCACGCAGCAGGAGGAGCCGCGGACACCGCAAGCCCCAAGGTAAGCCGTCACGCTCCCACAGTAAGACCCGCGCCTCCCGGGGAGACCCCTCTGAGGGATCCAACTTGGACCTGGGGGCTGAGAGGGACTACCGGGCTTACAGCTCCTCCCTGGCTCGCTCGCCACGGGACGCCTCCTTCTCCATGGAGCGCAGCCGTGCCCGACACCTGGCCCACAGCAACCCAAACATCATGGAGTCCCACCTGCCCATCACCCCAGAGTGGGACGTGTCGGGAGAGCTGGCCAAGAGGAGGACGGAGATGCCCTTCCCCGAGCCCTCGCACGGGCCGTCCCACTCCAAGGTGCACCGCAGCCACAGCCACACGCAGGAGAGGAAGTCGCGCAATGAGCGCTCGGACAACAAGGCCAAAGAGCGGTCCCGCTCCATGGACAACTCCAAAGGGCATCTCGGGGCCGGGCAGATTGGGCCCCCGGACTACTTTGAGCGCAACCCtgatgagagggacagagacaggagcCGCTACTACACCGATGACGGGACCTTGAGGGCCTCAGCCCAGGCCTCCCAGTACTCCCACTCGCGGGCCACGCCCCCTGCTGCTAAGTTGGCCACACCCCCTGCTGCTAagttaacccctgacccctgtggGCCCGACGGAGGGAGAACACTTGAAAATAACAAAAGTAGAGACCGTTTACCTGCCTACGACAGCCAGAAGGCTTATTCTCCTAAACACATGAATGAGGACTATTTCCAGTGCAATGCATCCACTGAGGCGGTCCTCACTACCCCTAGTCCCTTAGGAAAACCCAATCACGATAGCTTACCTAAGGTGAAGGTGGGCTGTTCGTCCGACAGACAGACCCCTCATCCCCCAGAGTACAAAGAGGACACTACAAAGGGACAGAACGGTGTTAGTTTGCCCATGCCCTGCCAGATGCCTGAGCCTTTGCCAAATGGCCGTTCAGTACAGCACCACAACACCAACTCTGGTAGCATGGACAGGAGGAAGGACATCTTCAGCAAAGACACTCTGTTCAAACCTCCGCCCAACACGCTGCCCAGCGGCTACGGGGACGGTAGCTACTCCAGGTCGAGCACGCTGAGGAAGACCCCGGTCATGTCGTCGGCCGAGGTGCTGGACAGCCAGGAGCACTTTGAGCAGCCGGGCCCCCTGCTAGCTGTGCCCCGGCCCCCCTCCTCTGGCCCCTCAGGGATGGAGCAGGCTGGCTCGTGCCCGGCCGGGGAAGCCTCCTTCGACTACTACAACGTGTCTGATGACGACGAGCTGGAGGACGCCGCCTCAGCCAAGCAGGCAGAGCAGGAGCCGAAGTCCCCAGAGGGCTGTGGTGGGgtcggagggggaggggggggtaccATGCAGTGGCTGCTGgagcgggagaaggagagggacctCCAGCGCAGGTTTGAGAGGAACCTGACCTTCCCCAACCCCAAGGAGAGTGAGCACAACAACCAGAGCCAGCAGTCAGCCCACTCAGCCAGGCTGGACAGCATGGACAGCAGTAGTGTTACAGTGGACAGTGGATTtaactctccacg CACACGAGAGAGTCTGGCCTCAAACACCTCCAGCATCGTGGAGAGCAACAGACGTCAGAACCTGGCTCTGAGTCCCGGACACCTGGGAATCGCCACGGGCAATGGTCCACCTTTCACCTTCCGTACCATTCCAGAGCCGCCGCCTACCACCCAACCCGAGAAACTCCAGAAACCCTCAAACTGTTTGGCCTCCATCACCAGTGTGTGA
- the LOC129827576 gene encoding storkhead-box protein 2-like isoform X2 — MKKTQSTTLRRAWPSSDFSDRASERTRSRSEKDYRLHKHYPPQYICQSPRGYMTSGDVSPISMSPISQSQFIPLGEVLCLAISAMNSARKPVTQEALTEHLATCFPGVPTPTAEILHHTLSMLVRERKIYPTPEGYFIVTPQTYFITPSLIRTSSKWYHLDERIPDRQQQQQQQQQCTSPLSGTITPSTSGCVRDRSHPKNHGDSYNSYRDDPPSHHTTLTRKSPKEHREAYSPHSPHSPHSPHTPTQTQPQPTSTEKTRSTLSFPFKSDTLTKHREGGSSGEKQSKKFGLKLFRLSFKKDKTKQLTTFSAQFPPEEWPLRDEETPTAVPRDVEMEIIRRINPDLTVENVARHTAVMKRLEEERAQRSKASSSAQHSARSRRSRGHRKPQGKPSRSHSKTRASRGDPSEGSNLDLGAERDYRAYSSSLARSPRDASFSMERSRARHLAHSNPNIMESHLPITPEWDVSGELAKRRTEMPFPEPSHGPSHSKVHRSHSHTQERKSRNERSDNKAKERSRSMDNSKGHLGAGQIGPPDYFERNPDERDRDRSRYYTDDGTLRASAQASQYSHSRATPPAAKLATPPAAKLTPDPCGPDGGRTLENNKSRDRLPAYDSQKAYSPKHMNEDYFQCNASTEAVLTTPSPLGKPNHDSLPKVKVGCSSDRQTPHPPEYKEDTTKGQNGVSLPMPCQMPEPLPNGRSVQHHNTNSGSMDRRKDIFSKDTLFKPPPNTLPSGYGDGSYSRSSTLRKTPVMSSAEVLDSQEHFEQPGPLLAVPRPPSSGPSGMEQAGSCPAGEASFDYYNVSDDDELEDAASAKQAEQEPKSPEGCGGVGGGGGGTMQWLLEREKERDLQRRFERNLTFPNPKESEHNNQSQQSAHSARLDSMDSSSVTVDSGFNSPRTRESLASNTSSIVESNRRQNLALSPGHLGIATGNGPPFTFRTIPEPPPTTQPEKLQKPSNCLASITSV, encoded by the exons gTGATGTGTCTCCCATCAGCATGTCTCCCATCAGCCAGTCACAGTTCATCCCCCTGGGGGAGGTGCTGTGCCTGGCCATTTCGGCCATGAACTCCGCCCGCAAGCCTGTCACCCAGGAGGCCCTGACAGAACACCTGGCAACATGTTTCCCAG GTGTGCCCACGCCGACAGCAGAGATTCTCCACCACACGCTGAGTATGCTGGTCCGGGAGAGGAAGATCTACCCGACACCAGAGGGCTACTTCATCGTCACGCCCCAGACCTACTTCATCACGCCCTCTCTCATCAGGACCAGCTCCAAATGGTACCACCTGGATGAGAGGATACCTGACcgccagcagcaacaacaacaacagcaacagtgtacctctcccctctctggaacCATCACCCCTTCCACTTCTGGCTGTGTCAGGGACAGGTCCCATCCTAAGAACCATGGAGACTCCTATAATAGTTACCGTGATGACCCCCCCAGCCACCACACCACCCTCACCAGGAAGTCCCCTAAGGAGCACCGAGAGGCCTACTCTCCCCACTCCCCTCACTCACCCCACTcccctcacacacccacacagacccaGCCCCAGCCTACCTCCACAGAAAAGACCCGGAGCACCCTGAGCTTCCCCTTCAAGTCGGACACCCTGACCAAGCACCGTGAGGGGGGCAGCAGCGGGGAGAAGCAGTCCAAGAAGTTTGGCCTCAAGCTGTTCCGGCTGAGCTTCAAGAAGGACAAGACCAAGCAGCTGACCACCTTCTCGGCCCAGTTCCCCCCGGAGGAGTGGCCTCTGCGGGACGAGGAGACGCCCACGGCCGTGCCGCGCGACGTGGAGATGGAGATCATCAGGCGGATCAACCCGGACCTGACGGTGGAAAACGTGGCTAGACACACAGCCGTGATGAAgaggctggaggaggagagggctcagagGAGCAAGGCCAGCTCGTCAGCCCAGCACAGCGCACGCAGCAGGAGGAGCCGCGGACACCGCAAGCCCCAAGGTAAGCCGTCACGCTCCCACAGTAAGACCCGCGCCTCCCGGGGAGACCCCTCTGAGGGATCCAACTTGGACCTGGGGGCTGAGAGGGACTACCGGGCTTACAGCTCCTCCCTGGCTCGCTCGCCACGGGACGCCTCCTTCTCCATGGAGCGCAGCCGTGCCCGACACCTGGCCCACAGCAACCCAAACATCATGGAGTCCCACCTGCCCATCACCCCAGAGTGGGACGTGTCGGGAGAGCTGGCCAAGAGGAGGACGGAGATGCCCTTCCCCGAGCCCTCGCACGGGCCGTCCCACTCCAAGGTGCACCGCAGCCACAGCCACACGCAGGAGAGGAAGTCGCGCAATGAGCGCTCGGACAACAAGGCCAAAGAGCGGTCCCGCTCCATGGACAACTCCAAAGGGCATCTCGGGGCCGGGCAGATTGGGCCCCCGGACTACTTTGAGCGCAACCCtgatgagagggacagagacaggagcCGCTACTACACCGATGACGGGACCTTGAGGGCCTCAGCCCAGGCCTCCCAGTACTCCCACTCGCGGGCCACGCCCCCTGCTGCTAAGTTGGCCACACCCCCTGCTGCTAagttaacccctgacccctgtggGCCCGACGGAGGGAGAACACTTGAAAATAACAAAAGTAGAGACCGTTTACCTGCCTACGACAGCCAGAAGGCTTATTCTCCTAAACACATGAATGAGGACTATTTCCAGTGCAATGCATCCACTGAGGCGGTCCTCACTACCCCTAGTCCCTTAGGAAAACCCAATCACGATAGCTTACCTAAGGTGAAGGTGGGCTGTTCGTCCGACAGACAGACCCCTCATCCCCCAGAGTACAAAGAGGACACTACAAAGGGACAGAACGGTGTTAGTTTGCCCATGCCCTGCCAGATGCCTGAGCCTTTGCCAAATGGCCGTTCAGTACAGCACCACAACACCAACTCTGGTAGCATGGACAGGAGGAAGGACATCTTCAGCAAAGACACTCTGTTCAAACCTCCGCCCAACACGCTGCCCAGCGGCTACGGGGACGGTAGCTACTCCAGGTCGAGCACGCTGAGGAAGACCCCGGTCATGTCGTCGGCCGAGGTGCTGGACAGCCAGGAGCACTTTGAGCAGCCGGGCCCCCTGCTAGCTGTGCCCCGGCCCCCCTCCTCTGGCCCCTCAGGGATGGAGCAGGCTGGCTCGTGCCCGGCCGGGGAAGCCTCCTTCGACTACTACAACGTGTCTGATGACGACGAGCTGGAGGACGCCGCCTCAGCCAAGCAGGCAGAGCAGGAGCCGAAGTCCCCAGAGGGCTGTGGTGGGgtcggagggggaggggggggtaccATGCAGTGGCTGCTGgagcgggagaaggagagggacctCCAGCGCAGGTTTGAGAGGAACCTGACCTTCCCCAACCCCAAGGAGAGTGAGCACAACAACCAGAGCCAGCAGTCAGCCCACTCAGCCAGGCTGGACAGCATGGACAGCAGTAGTGTTACAGTGGACAGTGGATTtaactctccacg CACACGAGAGAGTCTGGCCTCAAACACCTCCAGCATCGTGGAGAGCAACAGACGTCAGAACCTGGCTCTGAGTCCCGGACACCTGGGAATCGCCACGGGCAATGGTCCACCTTTCACCTTCCGTACCATTCCAGAGCCGCCGCCTACCACCCAACCCGAGAAACTCCAGAAACCCTCAAACTGTTTGGCCTCCATCACCAGTGTGTGA